The sequence below is a genomic window from Rhizobium sp. NXC14.
TGCGACAGACGCACTGCGAGGAGCGATGTGACCGAGGGAATTCGCGCAATGGAGAGCCGACGTTGTGCTCTTGGAAGGGGAGACGAGGACGATGCCGACACCACAGCAACCCAGTCTGATAGTTCGACAGAAGTCCCCACCAAACACCGAGTTTCCGTTTGCGTCGCTCTCCGATGGGCTAATCCCAACCGAGCTGTTCTTCGTGCGAAACCATTTTCCGTCACCGGAGCTCGATGCGCGAGACTGGAGATTGCGTATTGACGGGGCGGTGGAGCGGCCGATCGAACTTGACCTCGACAGCATCAAGGCGATGCGGAGCACGACATTCACTGCAGTCGTCGAATGCGCGGGGAACGGGCGCGTCTACTATGTGCCGCCGAGGGAGGGGCTGCAGTGGCAGAACGGCGCCGTCGGCAATGCCGCGTGGACAGGTGTTCTTCTGCGCGAGATTCTGGAACTGGCCGGTATTAAGCGAACCGCACGTGAGGTTCTGCTCATTGGCGCCGACAGCGGCGTCGTCGACACGAACAAGAAAACGGCTTCTCCCGGCCCCATCGCTTTTGCACGCAGTTTACCGCTTGAGAAGGCCATCGCTGACAGCACGATCCTTGCCTATTCGATGAACGAGGAGCCGTTGACGCGCGATCACGGCCACCCGCTACGCGCGGTCGTGGGTGGCTGGTTCGGCATGGCTTGGGTCAAGTGGATCACGCATATCACGGTCGTGGAGCAACCCTTCCTTGGCTATTGGCAAGCGCGCGACTATTTCCGTTGGGAGCGCAGCCTCGGGGAACCCACGCTGGTCCCCCTTGCGGAGATGGAGGTCAAAGCGCAGATCGCGCGCCCCGTACAGGGGGCGCATCTCATCGTCGGCCAACCGTACCGGATTTTCGGAGCCGCCTGGAGCGGAGAGGCTGCTGTCCGGCAGGTTCAGGTCTGCACCGGAGATGGCAGGGGCTGGCGCGAGGCAAGGCTCCTCGAAACAGAACGCCCCTTTGCATGGCGCTTGTGGGAGTACATGTGGACCCCTGAAGACGTGGGGCGATATACGCTACGATGTCGCGCGGTCGATGCGGCGGGGTGCGTGCAGCCCGACCTCCAGCGTTCCGACTGCGAAAGCTACGTGGCAAATTGGATCATTCCGGTGGAGGTTACGGTCGTCCCTGAGCCACAGGCGTACCAAGAGGAATTCGTGATCTAATCACCCGCATGAGGCGGAATGGCGGGTTATGGCGCGAAGCGGCCGAGGCTCGTCGGCTGTCGGCCCCAAGCGCCTAGTGATCGGGAAATGCTGCGTTTTCATCGTAGCCGGCCCGCCGACAATGAACGTCGTCCTCGCGCGCAACAGGAGAAGTGCCGACGCCTTCATCTGTGCGGCCCCCGGGGAATTGTGGCATAACTGGGCCATGGTGATACATGTCTTGGCGGTCCATCGCGACACGGTCGAGACGGAACAGGCGGCGAGCGGTTCGCCTGCAGGCGCCTATTCCGTGGGGGTTTTCTGCTGGCTGCTGTTGGCCGGCGTCTATATCGCCGCGAAATGGGTTTCTTCGGAGATGCCGCCCTGGGCGCTTTGCTTCTGGCGGGTGCTGATCGCCTGGGCGATCCTGATGCCGATCTTGCACCGGCATTTCGGCGACATGGTGACACTCGTGCGGGCCCGCGGCCTCGAACTGCTCGTCATCGGCGGAATGGGGCTCGCCATCTGCCAGGGGCTGATCTTTGTCGGCCTCGAATATGCCGATGCCACCACCGCCGGCATCATCACCATGATTCTTGCACGGTTCATTCTGGCTGAGCCGATGGGACGCTGGCAGGTGATCGGATCGATCCTCGCCTTTTCCTGCTGAAGCCAACGACCAGAGTCGAGGCGACCAAGAGCTGAGCACGAGCGAAATGGCTTTCATAGTGGCCGCTTCTGGTGCCAAGCAGAGATCGTCCTGGGCCTGCGCACTGTTACCGTGGGCGTCTGGATGACCTCGCGAACATGTACATGTTGGTGGGCGCGCCGTGCAGGATCACCTCGCGCTCGAAACAGAAGCCGCATTTCTCAAGAATGCGTCTCGAAGCGGCATTGGCGGTTCGAACCAATCCGATCACCTTCTCCGCCTGCAGATCGTCGAAGGCAAAGGTCAGCGTTTCCCTGACCAATTCCGTGGCATATCCGCGCCCCCAGCTATCAGGTTGCAGATGATAGGAAAGATTGACGCCTTCGAATTCCTTGGAAACGGTTACGCCGCCAAATCCTATCAGGGCATTGTCTGACTCGACCGCCCAACGCCCGACCCCATGATCTTTCCAATGGCCGATGTCACGCGCAAGCCGTGCTGCACTTTCCTCCGGCGTATCGGGCCGGGGCACGGGCCGATGCGCGACCACTTCCGGCCGCGAAAAAAGTCGAGTGAGGAAATCGAGATCCCGTTGCATGGGAATTCTGAGCAGCAATCTGGCGGTACGCCTCACTCGCGGCTGAGAGGCATTCTTGAATTCGGTCGCAAACATCTTCCATCCAATCTCGAACACTCGCCAATGTTACAGATACTCTTCCGACCGCCGCGCCGCCACCGGAGCCTCCTGCTGAAGCCATTGAAACAGCGCCCGCCGTGTAAGTCGAGCTCCCTGTCGGCCAAGGCCAGGAACCGGGTGCTGTTACCCTGCACCGCAAGCCTGAACGCCGTATCGAATTCCGCCGCCAATCGGGGCTCGAGCTTCCTGATGAGGCGCGGCGCCCACTTGCCGCGGCCGGTCCATGCGCCGCGCCCGAGCAGGATGAGGTCGGCTAGCTGCTGGTAGAGAAGTGCTGAGATAGCGGCGATCTCTTCGGGCGGGCGGGCGCCGCGCAGATCGTCGGCGAGATCCGTGACCTGATAGCGCAGCATATCGTAGCTTGGGCCGTCGAGAGGTTTCGGCCCTGCCGCCAGCACTTTCGCCGCCTTTGCCTGGATAGCGCGGGCGCGCTCGATATTCGGCCCTACGATGCTGCCCGTCGCAACCATATTGACCATGATCGGACAGCGGCTCTCCGCATCTGCATGGAGATAATGCGCCAGCGTCTGCGGATCGTGGACAAAGGCCTCGACCGGAAAACCGTCTTCGGTGAACGATTCCCGCCAGGCTGTCTGGAGCGACGGAAACACCACGACGAGATCGATGTCCGAAAACGTGGTCCCCTCACCGCGCATGATGGAGCCGGTGACATATGCAAAGGCAGCCCCTGCATAGCGGCTGGCGAGACAACAGCCGGCAGCGGCAAGCGCCCGCTCGGCAAGATTCTGTTTCTGAAGTTCGTCCACGATCTCGTCCTCGAATGCGGAAGACGAGCGGCAACAAAAAACCCGCTCGTTTCCGGCGGGTTGGTGTCTTCTGCAATGAACGGATCAGTTCACGCGTCTGCCACCCACCGCCAAACGGTGGTCGGAGACGTCGTGGAGACTGCGAAAATCCGGCTCATGGCAGAAACGATATCGCCCTGCGGCGGCAGCGTCAATCTGCCGGGCACGCTTCCCCGCCGCGCGGTTTTCCGTCTAAGATGAGCCAAAGACTCGATAAGCACAGGAAAGGCCCGCTATGCCCCATCCCGCCACCGTCATCCCGCGTCCCGCACCGGTTCTACTGCCGGTTGAAGGCAGCGACGAGCGCTTTCCGGTGCGCCGCGTCTATTGCGTCGGGCGCAATTATGCCGACCATGCGATCGAGATGGGTCACGATCCCTCTCGCGAGCCGCCCTTCTTCTTCCAAAAGAACCCCGACAACCTGCTGCCGGCTGGCAATGCTTTCCCTTACCCGCCGCTTTCGAACGACGTGCATTACGAGGTCGAATGTGTGCTGGCGCTGAAATTGGGCGGGGCGAACATTCAGGCCGCCGATGCGCTCGGCTGCATCTATGGCTATGCCGTCGGCATTGATTTCACCCGCCGCGACCTGCAGGGCGAGGCCAAGAAGCTCGGCCGTCCCTGGGAGCTTGCCAAGGCCTTCGAGCAATCCGCCCCGGTCTCCGCAATCGTCCCGGCAAGCCGCCTCGGCCATCCCACTGAAGGCCGGATCTGGCTGGAGCAGAACGGCCGACGTGTCCAGGACGGCAACCTCAACCAGATGATCTGGAAGGTGCCGGAAATCATCGCCGAACTCTCGAAGCTCTTCGTGCTGGCGCCCGGCGACGTGATCATGACCGGCACGCCGGCCGGCGTCGGCGCGGTTGCGAGGGGCGACCGCATCACCTGCGGCATCGACGGTGTTGCGACGCTCTCGGTCGACATTATCTAAGGAGAGACCGATGCCCGTCTATGCGCTTGGCGGATTGACCCCCAAACTGCCGCCCGCCGGCCTCCACTGGATCGCGCCGGATGCGCATGTGATCGGCGATATCGAACTCGGCGAAAATGTCGGCATCTGGTTCGGCTCGGTGCTGCGCGGCGACAATGAGAGGATCACCATCGGCGCCGGCACCAACATCCAGGAAGGCGTCATGGCCCATACCGACATGGGCTTTCCGCTGACGACGGGAAAGGGCTGTACCATCGGCCACCACGCCATTCTCCATGGCTGCACGCTCGGCGACAACGTGCTGATCGGCATGGGAGCGACCATTCTGAACGGCGCAAAGATCAGCAACAACTGCCTCGTCGGCGCCAATGCGCTAGTGACGGAGGGCAAGGAATTCCCTGACAACTCGTTAATCGTCGGCGCACCCGCCCGTGTGGTGCGGGTGCTTGACGAGGCGGCTGTCGAGGGTATTCGCCGCTCGGCGGAAAATTATGTGGCGAATTGGCAGCGGTTTGCGCGGGATCTCAGGGTGATTGGGTGATTGAGAGGGGCCTCTTCCAGGAAAATATGCTTAATTTGCCTTTCGCTCGCCGCTTCCGCTCCTCACCCCCTCATCTGCCCTGACGGGCATCTTCTCCCGCCGCAGCGAAGAGGGAGCGAGCCGCCGACCATCATTTCCTAGCGGAATGGCTCCAGGCGCTGCCACGAGTCCCTTCTCCCCAACGGGGAGAAGATGCCGGCAGGCAGATGAGGGGGGTGAGCGACGACAGGAGCGAGTGCACGGAGCGCATGTGAAGGACAAATAATCGGATATTGCAGCCCTCACCAAACACCCGGGATCCAGCGCCAGCGCACCCGATCCATATACTCCGCATATCCTTCAAGTCCCTTGCGCAACTCCGCCTCCTCTCCGAGCGTCCGGCCAAAGAGCACCACGACGAGCAGCCCCACGGGAATCAACGCATAGAGCGACGCGAGTGACAGCGCCGCTCCGGCGGCGAGCAAAATGGCGGTTGCATAGCCGGGGTGGCGGATCACGGCGTAGGGCCCGCTGTCGATCACCTTGTGGTCGCGATCGGTTTGGATGCGCACCGTCGGCTCGAAATGCCGGTTGACCGATTGCGCCCAGGTGAGGCCGAGATAGCCCGCGCTCATCAGGAGATAGCCGAGGACAACGACCCACCAGGGTTTCGGCGACCAGTGGAAACGGCCGTCGTCGAACGCGCCGACCGGAAGAATGGCAGCAAAGAGAATGATCGTCAGCGTCGCGACCACGGCGTCCCAGCGCTTGGTTCCCTTCTGATATCGGCTACGCGCCGCAAACAATCCCGGATTCGTCCGCCAGATCCAGACGAGCGCGATTGCAGTCAGCGCCAGGAAAAGGCCGAGAAAGATCCAGCCGCGTGGCCAGGCGAACGTGCCGGCGGGCCAGAACAGTGCGAGAATCATCACTGCGACGGTTATCGCGAGCGAGCGATGGCGCCGCCGCAAACGAGCGACGCGGCTGGCTGTGGTCCTGCGTCATGAGGGTTTTCCGTTCCACCGGGGCGAGCGCCTTCTGATGTCGGCAGCGGCCGCAAAAGCCTGACAGTCTTATACCTGACTCAGGAGGTGAAACGCCCGCGCCCCGTGGCAAGGCGCAAATGGACCCGCCCCCCGATAACAGACGTCATTGTTTCCGAAGTTGCGTGGCCGGAGACTGTCGTTGCGGCAGTACCTATTCGGCCGCTTCCAGAAACTGGTTCTCTCCCGACGAAGCGGCAAGCGCCCGAACTTTGGCTTCCGTCTTGGCGATCAGCTGATAGAATTCGTCCTGTGCTTCGACATCCAGCTGAATGACGGCATTGACGTCATCGGGGGTATCGCAAACACAGGCGACCGCCGAAATGGGGCAGATACCGCCGGGATAACGCTTACCGCTCCCGGTATAGGCACGACGACTCCAGCGCTCGGAATAAACCGTTTCCTCCCGATCGAGATGGAGGATCGTGCCTTTACAGGCGGTCACGATGGCCGCCTTGCCGTAAGCGAACCAATGATAATTCAGCTTCCGGAGAATATATTTGCCAGTGATGTCTTCGCCAGCCAGTTCGGCAGGGTCTTCTATCATTCGGATCATGAGAGCGTCCTCAACATGTGAGCAATATCTGTCATCTCTACTTGCCTCGCAAGTCGAAAAGCGCAGCTTTTGTAGTAGCTTAGTCACAAAGTGTTTCTGATTCTTACATCTTGCACGCACCAGGCAGCTTGCCGGCCATGCAATCCATCGTCGAATTTCCCGCCTTTGCACCTGATTCCGCCTTTTCCGGGAGTAGCCATGCCGTCTTGCGTTTTCCCGCTGAGGCCCAATATTGAATCCCGGATCGGCCAATCAGCGGTCGGATGACGGCTCAACTGGTCCGCCGGTTCACACCAGCAGGAGTGCCCCATGGTCGAAGCCGTCAACCGCATCTCCTCCACCGCCGAGTCCCAGCCCACCAAGGTCGGCATCAGCACCTCGATCGGCTCGGAACCCGACAATGCCTGGGTTGCCGCCCGCCAGTCGCGTATCACCGCCGACCAGCAGGCATCGAAGGGAGTTGCGGACACGAATGGTGCGGGCAATCTTGTTCCGCATGCGGATCTGCTCGTCGACCAAGACGAACATCCAGGAAAGCGGCATGGGCACGCCCTATCCGGCGAAGGGGAAGAAAGCGGCGAAGACGCGACGGAACAGCGGCTATTGTCGGGTGAAAGCGATCGGATCGGCACCTGCAATTTCGACGCGGACACGCCCTTCGGCGAGCGCGTCGCCATCATCTGACGAAGTCCCGCTCCGCTGGGTCAAAGCGCGTCCCCAAGTTGGGCCTCGATCGTCGGCTTGTCGATGACCGACCAAACCTCGATGATCTTCCCACCGCGAAACTCGTAGATCACGTTCTCGGCGAAGGAAACGCGCCTCCCGTTCACATCAAGCCCGAGAAACTTTCCTTTCGGCGAACAGTCGAAGCCCAGCCGGCAAGCAACGTAAGGCGGATCGCTAAGAAGCATCCGCACGCTGAAACAAAGATCGGGAATCTCATCGAAATCCCGCTCCAGCATGGCGATGTAGCCCGCAAGTCCAAGCCGCCGGCCGTTATGAACCGCACCGTCATCGACAAACTGGCCGAGATTGAGCCAGTCCTGCCGATTCAGGCAGGCGATGTAGCCGCGATAGAGATCGGCAAGTTCGGTTTTGGTCACGGGCCCGCTCCTGGCTCGGCTGAGCTTTCGGCAAAGATAGCGCGCGCGCCGCCTTGCGGCTTGCAGATCACGAGAACTCGCCGGCGCGCGGACCGGCAAGCGTCACGCGCCAACCGGTGCGCGACTGGAAATCCTGGGTGGCCAGAAACGTATAACCCGTCGTGCGCCAAGGCTTAACGGCGCTGGTGAGATTGTCGAGCACATAATCGCCCTGAGCCGTGCGGGCAATCAGAACGACATGGTTTTGATCGTGTGGTCCAATCACCACGGAAAGTGCCAGCCTGTTCGATGGAAAACCGGCGTCGACCAGGTCCTTCATTTTCTGAAGGGCGTAGTCCTCACAGTCGCCACGGCCGGCCACCGGCAGAGACCAAACATCCCCGTTTCCGGAGGGAGAGCGATCTTCTGCCGAAACGATACGCCGATTTACGGCACGATTGATCTTTTGAAGAAGCCCAATCCCAGCCTGCTCGTCGAACTGTTGTGACGCCATCCTGCCGCAAAGCCACCTGTACTTGGCACAGGCGGCAGCGAATCCCACCGGCGCGCCGATGCTTCGCGTCACAGGCAGCGACGATCCGGCAACTGCATGAAAATGCGATAAAATCACCAAAAAAAAGGCAAGAGAAAGGAGACGCTTCATAGCCGATTCCCTCAGTTCGTCTTCAGAGGATAGCACAGCCAGGATAAAAATTTATTAAAATTTTATACTTGTGAATTTAACCGTATTATAAGAAATGAACAGGTTAATCCTGGTTTGTTCTTCATATTAATTCCTTGTTAGTATAAATATTCTCCCAATTAACGGTTAGTTAACCTTGGGAGACCAGTGAAATGATCAGCAGAGCAGCGAAGTTCAGCCTTGCTGTGGCGTCCCTTCTGGCAAGCAGCAGCTTGGCGACGGCAGCCCCCACAGTTGTTAATTGCAAGGCCGCAGTCCGCGGTAGCCTCGAATACAGGCTGTGCATGCCCACCCGCGCAATAAAGGCTGATAACAAGTTCGGTCCGAATGATAAGGATCGCAGCAGCCGTGACGTCGGTGGCAAGAAGACATCCAACACCAACTCGCACGTCAGCAATGGCAACGGTGGCGATGACGGTGACAGCAAAGACGTCGGCCAAAGTGGCGGCAGCGGCGACCAAGGCGGTAGCGGTGATCAGGGCGGCAGCGGCGATCAGGGCGGCAGCGGCGACCAGGGCAGCAGCGGCGACCAGGGCAGCAGCGGCGACCAGGGCGGCAGCGGCGACCAGGGCGGCAGTGGCGACCAGGGCGGCAGTGGCGACCAGGGCGGCAGTGGCGACCAGGGCGGCAGTGGCGACCAGGGCGGCAGTGGCGACCAGGGCGGCAGTGGCGACCAGGGCGGCAGTGGCGACCAGGGCGGCAGCGGTGACCAGGGCGATAAGGGCGGCAAGGGCGACAAGGGCGACAAGGGCGGCAAGGGCGGCAAGGGCGGCAAGGGCGACAAGGGCGGCAAGGGCGGCGAGGACCACGATCATCACGGCCGCGACAAAGGCGGAAAGGATCACGACCACGCCAAGGATGAACCCGGTAAGGGTGGAAAAGACCATCACAGCGGCAGCAAGGACGGGGAAGATCACGGCCATGGCAAGGCCGGCAACGGCGGTTCCGACAAAGGCGGCAACGACGGCGCGGGCAGCGGAGGCAACGGTGATGCCGGCAAGGGCGGCAATGACGGCGCGGGCAGCGGCGGCAATAGCGATGCCGGCAAGAGCGGCAACGACGGCGCGGGCAGCGGCGGTAACGGCGGTGCCGGCAAGGGCGGCAACGATGGCGCGGGCAGCGGAGGCAATGACGGTGCCGGCAAGAGCGGCAACGACAGCGCAGGCAGCGCAGGCAGCGGAGGCAATGACGGTGCTGGCAAAGGCGGTCAGGACGGCGCGGACAGCGGAGGCAACAACGGTGCCGGCAGCGGCAGCAACGGCGATGCTGGCAAGGGCGGCAAAGATAGCGCTGGCAAGGGTGGCAACGACGGCGCTGGCAATGGTGGCAATGAGAGCCCGGGCAGCGACGGGGCTGGAAAGGGCGGTAATGGCGGGCCCGGCAAGGGCGGTTCGGGAAAAAACTAATCGGAACGGTTGATGCGGTTGGCCGGGGTTGCCC
It includes:
- a CDS encoding sulfite oxidase — translated: MPTPQQPSLIVRQKSPPNTEFPFASLSDGLIPTELFFVRNHFPSPELDARDWRLRIDGAVERPIELDLDSIKAMRSTTFTAVVECAGNGRVYYVPPREGLQWQNGAVGNAAWTGVLLREILELAGIKRTAREVLLIGADSGVVDTNKKTASPGPIAFARSLPLEKAIADSTILAYSMNEEPLTRDHGHPLRAVVGGWFGMAWVKWITHITVVEQPFLGYWQARDYFRWERSLGEPTLVPLAEMEVKAQIARPVQGAHLIVGQPYRIFGAAWSGEAAVRQVQVCTGDGRGWREARLLETERPFAWRLWEYMWTPEDVGRYTLRCRAVDAAGCVQPDLQRSDCESYVANWIIPVEVTVVPEPQAYQEEFVI
- a CDS encoding GNAT family N-acetyltransferase, translated to MFATEFKNASQPRVRRTARLLLRIPMQRDLDFLTRLFSRPEVVAHRPVPRPDTPEESAARLARDIGHWKDHGVGRWAVESDNALIGFGGVTVSKEFEGVNLSYHLQPDSWGRGYATELVRETLTFAFDDLQAEKVIGLVRTANAASRRILEKCGFCFEREVILHGAPTNMYMFARSSRRPR
- a CDS encoding fumarylacetoacetate hydrolase family protein is translated as MPHPATVIPRPAPVLLPVEGSDERFPVRRVYCVGRNYADHAIEMGHDPSREPPFFFQKNPDNLLPAGNAFPYPPLSNDVHYEVECVLALKLGGANIQAADALGCIYGYAVGIDFTRRDLQGEAKKLGRPWELAKAFEQSAPVSAIVPASRLGHPTEGRIWLEQNGRRVQDGNLNQMIWKVPEIIAELSKLFVLAPGDVIMTGTPAGVGAVARGDRITCGIDGVATLSVDII
- a CDS encoding gamma carbonic anhydrase family protein codes for the protein MPVYALGGLTPKLPPAGLHWIAPDAHVIGDIELGENVGIWFGSVLRGDNERITIGAGTNIQEGVMAHTDMGFPLTTGKGCTIGHHAILHGCTLGDNVLIGMGATILNGAKISNNCLVGANALVTEGKEFPDNSLIVGAPARVVRVLDEAAVEGIRRSAENYVANWQRFARDLRVIG
- a CDS encoding ester cyclase, which codes for MTKTELADLYRGYIACLNRQDWLNLGQFVDDGAVHNGRRLGLAGYIAMLERDFDEIPDLCFSVRMLLSDPPYVACRLGFDCSPKGKFLGLDVNGRRVSFAENVIYEFRGGKIIEVWSVIDKPTIEAQLGDAL
- a CDS encoding transglutaminase-like cysteine peptidase codes for the protein MKRLLSLAFFLVILSHFHAVAGSSLPVTRSIGAPVGFAAACAKYRWLCGRMASQQFDEQAGIGLLQKINRAVNRRIVSAEDRSPSGNGDVWSLPVAGRGDCEDYALQKMKDLVDAGFPSNRLALSVVIGPHDQNHVVLIARTAQGDYVLDNLTSAVKPWRTTGYTFLATQDFQSRTGWRVTLAGPRAGEFS